The following proteins are encoded in a genomic region of Arachis stenosperma cultivar V10309 chromosome 4, arast.V10309.gnm1.PFL2, whole genome shotgun sequence:
- the LOC130976132 gene encoding uncharacterized protein LOC130976132 produces MFQQCELLQYGFSCYSQRGSLGCCRDLSSVSVTITVTMSSDSIPENENLILVLLISILPSFHFHFLKLKTCSLSNSHFSLSVYVQLGCGSVSIDLLATVAAYPKPDEKIKSTSFKVEGGGNAANALTCAARLGLKPRLISKVSEEGTSPFTYIIVDSQTLEQLLVSLES; encoded by the exons ATGTTCCAGCAGTGCGAGCTCCTTCAGTATGGGTTTTCATGTTACAGTCAACGAGGCTCTCTTGGCTGTTGCAGAGATTTGAGTTCAGTGTCCGTTACAATTACCGTTACCATGTCCTCTGATTCCATTCCTGAAAATGAAAACCTCATCCTTGTGCTGCTTATCTCTATTTTACCTTCcttccattttcattttttgaAGCTCAAAACATGTTCCCTTTCTAATTCTCATTTCTCCCTCTCTGTTTATGTGCAGTTAGGGTGTGGATCAGTGTCAATTGATTTGTTGGCCACTGTTGCTGCTTATCCCAAACCTGATGAAAAAATCAAAAGCACTTCTTTCAAG GTTGAAGGAGGTGGCAATGCAGCAAATGCTCTAACCTGTGCTGCTCGCTTGGGACTCAAGCCAAGGCTTATATCCAAG GTATCCGAGGAAGGGACTTCACCATTTACTTATATCATTGTGGACAGTCAAAC CCTGGAGCAATTATTGGTCTCTCTGGAATCTTAA